The proteins below are encoded in one region of Winogradskyella helgolandensis:
- a CDS encoding gliding motility-associated C-terminal domain-containing protein — translation MKAKKYSFKRYPIRLAFLLISILCGLTSVNAQCPTVTNSTQSLCDVQSVLVGDLQAIDNGGGVVWYDSPTSTVPLSNSDSLINGQDYYADDNSGTCGARARVDIIIYGPPVGDNFQGICLDDPSLATVSDLVAIGNDVQWYLSPSGGTPLTDTDILIDNTIYYADQASLDGSCRTSRLSVLVLVGATPIPTGDMIQNFCVTPEFTPTVGDLVASGNNNWYISLFSALELPPSTPLVNGQTYYATTLDPPCESTGRLAVLAVLDNAPDAGEDNAINLCDNTNATIDLFLELGGTPDSGGTWSPALNSGTGIFDSNSDPEGIYTYTVNSNNSCPDESATITITFIPEPNAGIDGTLDLCSNSDSIDLFLSLGGTPDSGGVWSPALTSGTGEFNPALDTDGIYTYTVSGTLPCVDVSATVNVSVTPFMYAGEDVSIDICNTSGTIDLFDNLGGVPDIGGVWSPALNSGTGIFDPSIDSSGVYTYEFTGNTPCPDESATVTITVNPLPNAGSDSVLEICSNDLTTVNLFDSLGGAAETGGTWLPELNSGTGLFDPSIDAAGTYTYTVPGIAPCPDASATVDVIIIQEPDAGLDATIDICSNNGSFDLFDYLEGSPEIGGTWSPSLTSGTGMYDPLIDTNTSYTYTVAGSSPCADAMATVTITVTPFLDAGQDGAVTICTNDGTIDLFDSLGGIPDAGGTWSPPLTSGTGMFDPNIDTGGTYTYTTTGSEPCLDDSAIVVVTVEQSPDAGSDGTLLICNISNTYDLFDSLNGIPQSGGTWSPTLSSGTGVFNPNLDADGIYTYTINSICGDVSAEVSVTSIDANYAGTNGSVEFCSTDTTTIDLFDSLGDSPDTGGTWSPALSSGTGIFDPTLDSANTYTYTVLNSATLCPDDTATVIVSILDEPNAGNDGTLNLCNSTNTINLLEGLAGAPEAGGTWSPTLNSGTGIFDPNTDAEGIYTYTLTNSCGTSSATVDVSFSDTNDAGTDGAIDLCSTDAEVNLFDSLGGTPDVGGTWSPALTSGSGLFNPSLDAAGSYTYTISSVTPACPDATATVEVTVLQGPNAGNDGTLNLCDSNNTVNLLDGLGGNPESGGTWSPTPNSGTGILDPNTDAEGIYTYTLTNSCGTSSATVDVSFSDTNDAGTDGAIDLCSTDAEVDLFDSLGGTPDIGGTWSPALTSGSGLFNPSLDAAGSYTYTITSVTPACPDAIAIVEVTVLQGPNAGNDGTLNLCDSTNTVDLFDSLAGAADTGGTWTPALDSGSGIFDPNIDPEGSYTYTVSNSCGTSSATIAVSFSDTNDAGTDGTIDLCSSDATVDLFNSLGGTPDVGGTWSPALTSGTGEFDPSLDAAGTYTYTMSSASAACPDATATVEVSILQTPNAGSDGTLDLCTNDSSLVNLIGGLSGSPDTGGTWSPALASGTGMFDFTIDTAGMYTYTVTNTCGTSSATVTVTISTANDAGTDGAIEFCSNATIANLFDSLGGTPQTNGTWSPALTSGTGEFDPSVDAAGDYTYTVSDSTSSCPESTATITVTILPEPNPGSDEILNLCIDQTDSVDLFDNLGGLPDTGGTWSPALTSGTGLFDPTIDAAGIYTYSVTSTECGITNSATVTVTIIDLPDLTGLTMSIENNIICVGLEDAFIDITGANQLPDGEYSIVYSLTEANNSVNTIAITITDGNATFIIPQELLPNSGLTLVTLTQLFVLGQNCSAITNAIESVKILVEELPAPELIDNGAEFCSEDNPTIADLSNNIINDGIVIWYDQPVDGIAYNESEALQEGVIYYGTLTSDYGCESNVRLEVTISFISCVGELLIPDGFSPNGDPINPVFDIINLDILYPNFKLSVFNRYGNILYEGDINSPKWDGTSKNSNTVLPAGVYFYIIEFNDGQREPQQGRVYLNR, via the coding sequence ATGAAAGCCAAAAAGTACAGTTTTAAAAGATATCCTATACGATTAGCATTTCTACTTATTTCTATTTTATGTGGGTTAACTTCTGTTAATGCACAATGTCCTACAGTTACTAACAGCACACAATCGCTTTGTGATGTGCAATCTGTTCTCGTTGGCGATTTACAAGCTATTGATAATGGCGGTGGAGTCGTTTGGTATGATTCGCCAACCTCAACTGTTCCGCTTTCAAACTCTGACAGTTTAATTAATGGCCAAGATTATTATGCTGATGACAATTCTGGAACCTGTGGCGCAAGAGCTAGAGTAGATATCATAATTTACGGACCTCCTGTTGGAGATAATTTTCAAGGTATCTGTTTAGATGATCCTTCACTTGCAACAGTTAGTGATTTAGTGGCCATTGGAAATGATGTTCAATGGTATTTATCGCCTTCTGGAGGCACTCCTCTAACTGATACAGATATCTTAATTGATAATACTATTTACTATGCTGACCAAGCAAGTTTAGACGGAAGTTGTAGAACATCAAGACTCTCTGTTTTAGTTCTTGTTGGTGCTACACCTATTCCAACAGGAGATATGATTCAAAATTTTTGTGTCACACCTGAATTTACACCTACCGTAGGTGATTTAGTAGCAAGCGGCAACAACAATTGGTATATTTCACTATTTTCTGCTTTAGAATTACCTCCGTCAACTCCTTTAGTTAATGGACAGACATACTATGCTACAACTTTGGACCCTCCATGTGAAAGTACTGGAAGATTGGCGGTTTTAGCAGTTTTAGATAACGCACCAGACGCTGGAGAAGATAATGCAATAAATCTATGTGATAATACCAATGCTACAATTGATTTATTTTTAGAACTTGGAGGTACCCCAGATTCTGGAGGAACTTGGTCACCTGCTTTGAATAGTGGCACAGGTATTTTTGACTCAAATAGTGATCCTGAAGGCATCTACACCTACACGGTTAATTCCAACAATAGCTGTCCTGACGAATCTGCAACGATTACGATAACTTTTATACCAGAACCTAATGCAGGTATAGATGGCACTTTAGACTTATGTAGTAATAGTGACTCCATCGATTTGTTTTTAAGCTTAGGAGGTACACCCGACTCTGGTGGTGTTTGGTCACCTGCCCTTACTAGTGGCACTGGCGAATTTAATCCTGCCTTAGATACAGATGGCATTTACACCTATACTGTAAGTGGTACGCTTCCTTGTGTAGACGTTTCAGCAACAGTAAATGTTTCAGTTACTCCTTTTATGTATGCCGGTGAAGATGTCAGCATTGACATTTGCAACACAAGCGGAACCATTGATTTATTTGATAACCTAGGTGGTGTACCAGATATTGGAGGTGTTTGGTCACCTGCTTTAAATAGCGGAACTGGAATTTTTGATCCTTCTATTGATAGTTCTGGTGTTTACACTTATGAATTCACAGGAAATACTCCTTGTCCTGATGAATCCGCAACAGTTACAATCACTGTAAACCCCTTGCCAAATGCAGGGTCTGACAGTGTACTTGAAATTTGTAGTAATGATTTAACTACAGTAAACTTATTTGATAGTCTCGGAGGTGCTGCTGAAACTGGAGGTACATGGCTTCCTGAATTAAATAGTGGGACAGGTCTTTTTGATCCTTCTATTGATGCTGCTGGCACTTATACATACACCGTTCCTGGAATTGCACCGTGTCCTGATGCTTCAGCCACTGTAGACGTTATTATTATACAAGAACCAGATGCTGGCTTAGATGCCACAATTGACATATGTAGCAATAATGGTTCTTTTGATTTATTTGATTATCTCGAAGGCTCTCCCGAAATTGGAGGAACTTGGTCACCATCGCTTACTAGTGGAACCGGAATGTATGATCCATTAATTGATACTAATACTTCTTATACATATACCGTAGCAGGCAGCTCACCTTGTGCTGATGCTATGGCTACAGTCACAATAACTGTTACCCCTTTCCTAGATGCAGGACAAGATGGAGCTGTTACTATTTGTACCAATGACGGCACAATAGATCTTTTTGACAGTCTCGGAGGTATACCAGATGCAGGAGGAACTTGGTCTCCACCACTTACTAGTGGAACCGGAATGTTTGATCCTAATATTGATACTGGAGGAACTTACACCTATACAACCACCGGATCAGAACCGTGTTTAGACGATTCGGCAATCGTAGTCGTTACGGTAGAGCAGTCTCCAGACGCTGGTAGTGATGGAACGTTGCTTATATGTAATATCTCAAATACATACGATTTATTTGACAGTTTAAATGGAATTCCGCAGTCAGGTGGAACTTGGTCTCCTACACTTTCAAGTGGAACAGGAGTTTTTAACCCTAACTTAGATGCTGATGGCATTTACACGTATACAATAAATTCTATATGTGGTGACGTTTCTGCTGAGGTATCAGTGACTTCAATTGATGCTAATTATGCTGGAACAAATGGAAGTGTTGAATTTTGTAGTACAGACACAACAACCATAGATTTATTTGATAGTCTTGGAGATTCGCCAGACACTGGAGGAACCTGGTCACCTGCACTCTCAAGTGGAACAGGAATTTTTGATCCAACTTTAGATTCAGCGAACACGTACACGTACACGGTTTTAAATAGTGCAACCCTTTGTCCTGATGACACTGCTACAGTTATTGTTTCAATTTTAGATGAACCGAATGCTGGAAATGATGGCACATTAAACTTATGTAATTCGACGAATACAATCAATTTACTGGAAGGTTTAGCGGGAGCACCTGAAGCTGGAGGTACGTGGTCACCAACATTAAATAGCGGTACGGGAATTTTTGACCCTAATACAGATGCTGAAGGTATTTACACCTATACACTAACCAATTCTTGTGGTACGAGTTCTGCAACCGTTGATGTTTCTTTTTCAGACACCAATGACGCAGGAACTGATGGTGCAATTGATTTGTGTAGTACTGATGCTGAGGTAAATTTATTTGATAGTTTAGGCGGTACTCCTGATGTCGGAGGAACGTGGTCACCCGCTTTAACCAGTGGATCAGGACTATTTAATCCTAGCCTTGATGCTGCGGGTTCATATACATATACAATCTCTAGTGTAACTCCTGCTTGTCCGGATGCTACAGCTACGGTTGAAGTTACCGTTTTACAAGGACCAAATGCAGGAAATGATGGGACACTTAATTTATGTGATTCTAATAATACAGTTAATTTATTAGATGGTTTAGGCGGTAATCCTGAATCAGGAGGAACATGGTCACCTACCCCAAACAGTGGTACAGGAATATTAGACCCTAATACAGATGCTGAAGGCATTTACACCTATACACTAACCAATTCTTGTGGTACGAGTTCTGCAACCGTTGACGTTTCTTTTTCAGACACCAATGACGCAGGAACTGATGGTGCAATTGATTTGTGTAGTACTGATGCTGAGGTAGATTTATTTGATAGCTTAGGTGGTACACCTGATATCGGTGGAACTTGGTCACCAGCTTTAACTAGTGGATCAGGACTATTTAACCCTAGCCTTGATGCTGCCGGCTCATATACATATACGATTACAAGTGTGACTCCTGCTTGTCCGGATGCAATAGCTATAGTAGAAGTTACCGTTTTACAAGGACCAAACGCAGGAAATGATGGTACACTTAATTTATGCGATTCAACGAATACAGTTGACTTATTTGACAGTTTAGCTGGTGCAGCTGATACAGGAGGTACATGGACTCCGGCATTAGATAGCGGAAGTGGAATTTTTGATCCTAATATTGATCCTGAAGGCAGTTATACCTATACAGTAAGTAATTCTTGTGGTACAAGTTCTGCAACCATTGCTGTTTCTTTTTCAGATACAAATGATGCTGGAACCGATGGCACAATTGACCTTTGTAGTTCGGATGCAACTGTAGATTTATTTAATAGTTTAGGAGGTACACCTGATGTCGGAGGAACGTGGTCACCCGCACTTACTAGTGGAACAGGTGAGTTTGATCCTAGCCTTGATGCTGCCGGCACTTATACGTATACGATGTCTAGTGCTAGTGCTGCGTGTCCTGACGCCACCGCGACCGTTGAGGTTTCAATTTTACAAACACCAAATGCAGGCAGTGATGGTACTTTAGATTTATGTACAAATGATTCAAGTTTAGTTAATTTAATAGGTGGCTTAAGTGGATCACCTGATACTGGTGGAACTTGGTCTCCTGCACTCGCAAGTGGAACAGGAATGTTTGATTTTACTATCGATACTGCTGGTATGTACACCTATACTGTAACGAATACATGTGGAACAAGCTCTGCAACCGTAACCGTTACAATTTCAACTGCAAATGATGCAGGAACTGATGGAGCTATTGAGTTCTGTAGTAATGCGACCATTGCAAATTTATTTGACAGCTTAGGAGGTACTCCACAAACTAATGGAACATGGTCGCCGGCATTAACTAGTGGAACAGGAGAATTTGACCCTAGCGTTGATGCTGCTGGTGATTATACTTATACCGTTTCAGATAGTACATCGTCTTGTCCTGAATCAACTGCTACTATTACCGTTACAATTTTACCAGAGCCAAATCCAGGTAGCGACGAAATTCTTAATTTATGTATAGATCAAACAGATTCTGTAGATCTTTTTGACAATCTTGGAGGATTGCCAGATACTGGAGGCACATGGTCACCTGCGCTCACAAGTGGAACTGGCCTTTTTGATCCAACTATAGATGCAGCTGGTATTTACACTTATTCAGTAACTTCAACTGAGTGTGGTATTACTAACTCTGCTACTGTAACCGTTACCATTATTGATCTACCTGATCTTACCGGTTTAACAATGTCTATTGAAAATAATATTATATGTGTCGGTTTAGAGGATGCTTTTATTGATATTACAGGAGCCAATCAATTACCTGATGGAGAATATTCTATAGTATATTCACTTACAGAAGCTAACAATTCAGTTAATACCATAGCGATTACTATAACAGATGGAAATGCTACATTTATAATTCCACAAGAATTATTACCAAATTCTGGCTTAACACTTGTTACGCTTACCCAGTTATTTGTTTTAGGCCAAAATTGTAGCGCTATCACGAACGCTATTGAATCAGTAAAAATATTAGTTGAAGAATTACCTGCTCCAGAGCTTATTGATAATGGTGCTGAATTTTGTTCAGAAGACAACCCTACTATTGCAGATCTATCTAATAATATAATTAATGATGGTATTGTTATTTGGTATGATCAACCTGTTGATGGTATTGCTTATAATGAGTCTGAAGCTTTACAAGAAGGAGTTATTTATTATGGAACCTTGACCTCTGATTATGGCTGTGAAAGTAATGTACGATTAGAAGTTACAATAAGCTTTATTTCTTGTGTAGGAGAACTTTTAATTCCTGATGGATTCTCTCCAAACGGAGATCCTATTAACCCTGTCTTTGATATCATCAATTTAGATATATTATACCCTAATTTTAAGCTAAGTGTATTTAACCGATATGGCAACATACTTTATGAAGGAGATATTAATTCTCCTAAATGGGATGGAACATCCAAAAACAGTAATACTGTACTTCCTGCTGGTGTCTATTTTTATATTATAGAGTTTAATGATGGTCAACGCGAACCACAACAAGGCAGAGTTTATCTGAATAGATAA
- a CDS encoding muramidase family protein has protein sequence MGKYFTLIILLFLGSKYSLAQQNYIDHTIKKGENVYMISRRYGVSVNAIFDLNPGSRDVIYTGNILRVPKYSTATSSSNNTIINDTTVSNYIVKRGETKSGLSRRFGVSIAMLEQQNPHIISMLQAGHTINLDKTIQETQPKAKTGEHYVVKGETLWGISRIYGISLAQLEAANADRLSEFLQIGQTLIIPDKNSETTIDGEYLVQRGDTKFQLAKRFNMTIAELEEKNPHIVTMLMAGHRLNVDNNTVVSQSQEIPDTQENPDLIEDTITEVDTTTTSNSYKNYVIEPKETLFGLSKKAGMTIEELTTLNPNLLTSVNAGDIIKMPIGVSGTSTYTPPTSTTSTVDSTDTNIADSTTKIYTNKNEALFTNLVTETSTGLYFYTPFSSEELSSPEERQKMISVNADFQKYIDFFQGAQIAIDSAKTLNLDFDVTLIKKNIAKSKITIESPHRKNAILVPFSETSSNFPSIDSESSISIIDIESNIVSNDSINVYRSIPSEKIQITKTLNYLAQQNANVVVISDLAEARNKDLILNTLPEAQFLKADNAGFFKSDALDNALNKNKLNYIVFDSEKTIVLLNTTTALMGKLSDHNIQLVMLESSLLPKQTEVSDMRFRVLKLIFPAVTDPQNKNDITDFENKYEDLFSAKPSQHAVLGFDVTFDTLLRISQSTSFEESINTTVSEQPHLKFDYQKTNDRNYFNTGVYLMQYNSNEGMIELNH, from the coding sequence ATGGGGAAATACTTTACGCTTATAATACTTTTATTTTTAGGATCTAAATATAGTTTAGCGCAACAAAACTATATAGACCATACCATTAAAAAAGGCGAAAACGTTTATATGATATCTAGACGATATGGCGTCAGTGTCAATGCTATTTTTGATCTCAACCCAGGATCTAGAGATGTTATTTATACAGGTAACATTTTGCGTGTCCCAAAATATAGTACGGCAACATCCTCTTCTAACAACACAATAATTAACGACACAACAGTGAGTAATTATATCGTTAAACGAGGAGAGACAAAATCTGGTCTTTCGCGTCGTTTTGGGGTAAGTATTGCCATGTTAGAGCAACAAAATCCACATATTATAAGTATGCTTCAAGCAGGACATACGATCAATTTGGATAAAACGATACAAGAAACACAACCTAAAGCAAAAACAGGTGAACATTATGTTGTTAAAGGTGAAACACTTTGGGGAATCTCTAGAATTTACGGTATAAGTTTAGCTCAATTGGAAGCCGCAAATGCTGATCGTTTATCTGAATTTTTACAAATAGGGCAAACTTTAATTATTCCAGATAAGAACTCAGAGACGACAATTGATGGTGAATATTTGGTGCAACGTGGTGATACAAAATTTCAATTAGCGAAGCGTTTTAACATGACGATAGCTGAGCTTGAAGAAAAAAACCCACATATTGTAACCATGCTCATGGCAGGACACAGATTGAATGTGGATAATAATACTGTTGTTAGTCAATCTCAAGAAATCCCTGATACACAAGAAAACCCAGACCTAATAGAAGACACTATTACAGAAGTAGATACAACAACCACCTCAAATAGTTACAAAAATTATGTTATAGAACCCAAAGAAACTCTCTTTGGCTTGTCTAAAAAAGCAGGCATGACGATTGAAGAACTAACAACCTTAAATCCAAATCTTCTAACATCCGTTAATGCTGGCGATATAATTAAAATGCCAATCGGTGTATCTGGCACTTCTACTTATACACCACCAACATCTACAACGAGTACTGTTGACTCTACTGACACCAATATAGCGGATTCAACTACAAAAATCTATACAAATAAAAACGAAGCACTATTTACTAATTTAGTTACAGAAACTTCAACTGGACTTTATTTTTATACTCCTTTTTCGAGCGAAGAATTAAGTTCTCCTGAAGAAAGACAAAAAATGATTAGTGTCAATGCAGATTTTCAAAAGTATATCGATTTTTTCCAAGGAGCTCAAATTGCGATTGATTCAGCTAAAACTCTTAATCTAGATTTTGATGTTACCTTAATTAAAAAGAACATCGCAAAATCGAAAATAACCATTGAAAGTCCACATAGAAAAAATGCTATTCTTGTTCCTTTTTCTGAGACGAGTTCAAATTTTCCAAGTATTGATTCTGAATCTTCAATTTCTATAATTGACATTGAATCTAACATTGTTTCAAATGACAGCATTAACGTTTACAGATCAATTCCTTCAGAGAAAATTCAAATCACTAAAACATTAAATTATTTAGCACAACAAAATGCAAATGTTGTTGTGATCAGTGATCTTGCTGAAGCTAGAAATAAGGATTTAATTTTAAATACACTTCCCGAAGCTCAATTCTTAAAAGCTGATAATGCAGGGTTTTTTAAATCTGATGCTTTAGACAATGCACTAAACAAAAATAAACTTAACTATATCGTTTTTGATAGCGAAAAAACCATTGTTCTTCTCAACACAACCACAGCATTAATGGGGAAATTATCAGACCACAACATTCAATTGGTAATGCTCGAGTCATCCTTACTTCCAAAACAAACCGAGGTTTCAGATATGAGATTCCGAGTTTTAAAGCTCATTTTTCCTGCTGTTACAGATCCACAAAATAAAAATGACATTACGGATTTTGAAAACAAATATGAAGATCTATTTAGTGCTAAACCATCTCAGCATGCTGTTTTAGGTTTCGATGTTACGTTTGATACTTTATTAAGAATTTCTCAAAGCACATCATTTGAAGAATCCATAAACACAACAGTGTCAGAACAACCACATCTAAAATTTGATTATCAAAAAACTAACGATAGAAATTATTTTAACACTGGCGTTTATTTGATGCAATACAATTCAAATGAAGGAATGATAGAACTTAACCATTAG
- the der gene encoding ribosome biogenesis GTPase Der, which translates to MSNIVAVVGRPNVGKSTFFNRLIKRREAIVDAVSGVTRDRHYGKTDWNGREFSLIDTGGYVVGSDDVFEAEIDKQVELAIDEADAIIFMVDVESGVTGMDEDVAQLLRKIKKPVFLVVNKVDNNKRLEDAVEFYSLGLGDYFAIASINGSGTGDLLDAVVEALPEKEEVEEDQLPRFAVVGRPNAGKSSFINALIGEDRYIVTDIAGTTRDSIDTKYNRFGFEFNLVDTAGIRRKTKVKDDLEFYSVMRSVRAIEHSDVCLVVLDATRGFDGQVQNIFWLAERNRKGIVILVNKWDLVEKDTKTAKEFEQHIRREIAPFTDVPIVFISVLNKQRIFKAIETAVEVYKNRTKKIKTSVLNEALLPIIEHQPPPANKGKFVKIKYIMQLPTPQPQFAFFCNLPQYVKDPYKRFLENKLRDQFDFNGVPISVYMRKK; encoded by the coding sequence ATGAGCAATATTGTAGCTGTAGTAGGTCGCCCTAATGTAGGGAAATCGACATTTTTTAATCGTCTAATTAAAAGACGTGAAGCTATTGTTGATGCTGTTAGTGGCGTCACAAGGGATCGTCATTATGGTAAAACAGATTGGAACGGTAGAGAATTTTCATTAATTGATACGGGTGGATATGTCGTTGGTAGTGATGATGTTTTTGAAGCAGAAATAGATAAGCAAGTAGAGTTAGCTATTGATGAAGCGGATGCTATCATTTTTATGGTTGATGTTGAATCTGGTGTCACTGGTATGGATGAAGATGTCGCTCAATTATTGCGAAAAATTAAAAAGCCAGTCTTTTTAGTCGTTAATAAAGTAGATAACAATAAGCGTTTAGAAGATGCGGTTGAGTTTTATTCACTTGGTTTAGGTGATTATTTCGCAATTGCAAGTATCAATGGTAGTGGAACAGGAGATTTGTTAGATGCTGTTGTTGAGGCTTTACCGGAAAAAGAAGAGGTAGAGGAAGATCAATTACCACGTTTTGCTGTGGTTGGAAGACCTAATGCTGGAAAATCATCGTTTATAAATGCACTAATTGGTGAGGATCGTTATATTGTTACTGATATTGCAGGTACAACTCGCGATTCTATTGATACAAAATATAACCGTTTTGGGTTCGAATTTAATTTGGTAGATACTGCGGGTATACGACGTAAAACTAAAGTAAAAGATGATTTAGAGTTTTATTCTGTTATGCGAAGTGTAAGAGCAATAGAGCATTCCGATGTTTGTTTAGTTGTGTTAGATGCTACTCGTGGCTTTGATGGACAGGTTCAAAATATATTTTGGTTAGCTGAACGCAACCGAAAAGGTATTGTGATTCTTGTTAATAAATGGGATTTAGTTGAAAAAGATACCAAGACAGCTAAAGAATTTGAGCAACATATTAGAAGAGAAATTGCTCCTTTTACAGATGTGCCAATTGTGTTTATTTCAGTATTAAATAAGCAACGTATTTTTAAGGCTATTGAAACTGCTGTTGAGGTCTATAAAAACAGAACTAAAAAGATTAAAACAAGTGTGCTTAACGAAGCTTTATTACCAATAATAGAGCATCAGCCACCTCCTGCAAACAAAGGTAAGTTTGTGAAAATAAAGTACATTATGCAGTTGCCAACTCCGCAACCTCAATTTGCATTTTTCTGTAATTTACCGCAGTATGTAAAGGATCCTTATAAACGTTTTTTAGAAAATAAACTGAGAGATCAATTCGATTTTAATGGTGTTCCAATAAGTGTTTATATGAGAAAAAAGTAG